GTGCAGCCGCCGGGACCGGTGGTGCGCGCGCCGGCGCTCGAGACCGATCGTATCGTTGCCCACGACAACATTTCCCTGCCGCTCAGGGCATGGCTGCCCGACCAGCCGCCGACCGCGGTGTTCGTGGCACTCCACGGTTTCAACGATTATTCCAATGCCTTCACCGCGCCCGCGGCCTACTGGCGCGACAACGGCATCGCCACCTACGCATACGACCAGCGCGGTTTCGGCGGCACCGTCTATCGCGGCCAGTGGGCCGGCGCCGACGTCATGGCGCGCGACCTCACCGACGCCGTCGCCCTGGTCCGGGCGCGCCACCCCGCGGTGCCGGTCTACCTGCTCGGCGTCAGCATGGGCGGGGCGGTGGCGATGCACGCGGCGACCGGCGACACCCCGCCCGATGTCGACGGCATGGTGCTGGTCGCGCCCGCCGTGTGGGGGCGGTCGACGATGCCGCTGCACTACCGGGTCGCGCTGTGGCTCGGCGCCCACAGCCTGCCGTGGGCGACAGTCACCGGGCGCGGGCTCGGCATCAAGCCGTCGGACAATATCGAGATGCTGCGCGCGCTGTCAGCCGACCCGATGGTGATCAAGGAGACCCGGGTCGACGCCATCGACGGTCTGGTCGATTTGATGGACGAGGCGCTGGCCGCCGCCGACCGCGTCGATTTGCCGGTCTTGGTGCTCTACGGCGAAAACGATCAGATCGTGCCCAAGGCGCCGACCCGCGCCATGCTCGAGCGCCTGCCCGCGGCCAACAGCACGATCGCCATCTATGACGGCGGCTACCACATGCTGCTGCGCGATCTGCAGGCGGAGATCGTGCACCGCGACGTCGCCGCCTGGGTCGCCGACCCGGCCGCGCCGCTGCCATCGGGCGCCGACGGCAACGCGGGCGCCCTGTTCGCGGCCGAGGAGTAGGGGGCGGGCTCGATTCCCCTTGGCACTCACGTCATCCCGGACGCGACGCGGCACGACGTGCTGCTTCGCTGATCCTGGATCGATCC
This portion of the Alphaproteobacteria bacterium genome encodes:
- a CDS encoding alpha/beta hydrolase — encoded protein: MRRVAALCLPLALGCVLGVVACAPRVQPPGPVVRAPALETDRIVAHDNISLPLRAWLPDQPPTAVFVALHGFNDYSNAFTAPAAYWRDNGIATYAYDQRGFGGTVYRGQWAGADVMARDLTDAVALVRARHPAVPVYLLGVSMGGAVAMHAATGDTPPDVDGMVLVAPAVWGRSTMPLHYRVALWLGAHSLPWATVTGRGLGIKPSDNIEMLRALSADPMVIKETRVDAIDGLVDLMDEALAAADRVDLPVLVLYGENDQIVPKAPTRAMLERLPAANSTIAIYDGGYHMLLRDLQAEIVHRDVAAWVADPAAPLPSGADGNAGALFAAEE